DNA sequence from the Malus sylvestris chromosome 10, drMalSylv7.2, whole genome shotgun sequence genome:
TCCTCACAATTGCATGCTAGTTAGTAACACAGCTGTCCCGCCAACCAATTGAAGCTTCGATGTTGCTCTAAGAAGCTGCCTGTAAGATTGACAGGTAAGGACTATGTCTCATCCACATATAAGCTCAAACTAGCAGTAATCAGAAACACAATCAATCAAACCTATTGACAATTCATTCACATCACAGGTTTCCAACCAAAGTCGGAATATGTTACCTCAATAAGCCAGTCCACGAAATTGCCCTCATTTCTGATGTCAAAAACTGCAGCCCAAGTTTGGCAGCTacatagagagaaaatggaaatggaAACTCATTGAGAATAGATGACAGTGTGAAAAGTCAGAGTTATATATACTACTTTTTTGTATGTAACACAACTGCTAATAAATCTAATGCAATAGCAACCAGCAACAATGATAGTTTGTAAATTGAATGAACTCAACACGAATTATATGACAACGACATTAAAAAGACATACATAGTAGCTTTCATTAACGTCGTGATTATTACATAGActtggtaagaaaaaggcaGAGCTTTGTGTGTACATACCTGGAAGACTTAACAGTTTCTCGTCCTTAAATCCACTCAGTGAGAACAGATCAAGTGTCAGAGTGATCTCATCATCGGGTTTCAGAATCTCAGCCATTGCTTCATCATGGTAGGACCTGGTGCTATCTCTTCTACCAGTGAAAAGCGGATAAAGGGGGCCATCAGCCTACCATTTCGGATATGACAAAACGTCAgcatcaaagaagaagacaGCTAAAACTGCAGCAGTGGAATACCGAAACAAGCAAGCAATCAAATAAATCTGGACGCGCTATGTAGGTTTTCCACTTAAATACTGAGGATCTACAGGCAAGATGAAGAAAGTCCTAAAACCTTGCGCAGAGTCTTATGCTGAGTTTTCCAAAACCTGAAAGTACCGAAGATAAAGAAACGGGAAAGTTTTCCTGAAGGACTGATTTAGTACTTACATGCATACTTGGCCAAGTATTGACCAACCAATGAAAATCAAAATAGCTAAAAGCGATAAAATATTCTATATGTACCTTAATTGTCAAATTAAAAATTGCGGAACTGAATGTGTATGTTGAATTTACCAACAATTGAAAAACGCCGAAGATCAAATAAACTACTTGGAAATCAAACAATGAAAACGAAAACAGCACAGAACCTGTCAAGAAGACTGAGAAGATGGAGCAAAACATACCAGAACAATGCCATCTCCAGTGGCAACAACATGTATGTCAGTACAAGATACACATTTTGTACAAACACTTTCAAGGGCCTCCTTGGTCTGGCCAATTTTATCGAATCCCTTCAAGGTCTTATTTGGCACAACCTACTTCTGTATGGAATGATTTTTATATCCATTGCTATTATCCAAGAAACAGTGGCACTAGACGAGAATGTCCAAGAAACAGAACCCAGCCCCGCCCCGCCCTGCccccaccatcaccaccacacaCAACacataaaaagaagaaaggaagaacgaaaaaaatagagaaagaaaaaaaaagaaaaaaaataagaaaaagaaaatgccaAGAAACAGAATCCCGCCCACCCCCACCCCGACCACCACCCAAGAACacctaaaaaaaaagaaaatgaaaaaagaaaagaaaaacaagaaatggAAATCTAATTGGAGAAGAATAGTTGGAAGCCTGAGGACGATCAAAACGTAGACCACGAAACCCACCCGTGCATCTCCTTCTCCAGTTGAAACAGCTCAAGCCTTGGAGCGCTTCTTTTTAGGCAGTGTGGATGGTCCGCCATTTTTCCCAGGCCTCATATGTGCTACTTGGACCTATACACTGCATCCACCTGGAGGGAATAAGAATTACTGCAGCAACGAGGAAGGCAACAACCCGGACAGGCACAGGCACAGACACAATGTAAGTGACtgttatctctctctctatatatatataaaatcaaCACGAAAGGTGAATAGTACTTTTGATGTCagtttcaacaaaaatatttgaacAATAATGCTCCAAGACAGAAAACTTCAAagacattttaaaataatgcatcaaataagataggggtatttttgtcattttaataatacttttttttaacaattatttttttcgtgtaattttttttaattagtacctcacgataggctagcaataatgtgattcaatttctctatttgtaaacatgttcaaaacatcttaagagtcGTGTAATGCCgattataaaaaaggtctttcacACGTGCAGAAGGCCTTTTTTGAATCACCGCGTACTACGCCcaacttacacgttttaaatatatttatatgcataaattgacaaaaagaaagtcaaatatttgaaataaatgaataatcttagatcatgctagaagaaaccctcataaaccaattaaagtagctgaatccacataataaaatcaatttctatataatttacattaagaatagaaaaaataatatttaataaacaactaattgaatcacattattgttagcccattgtgaggctaagcccaccctctGCCCTTTTAGTGCAGATAATACCGtttgttaaaaaacaaaaaaaacaatcatttgacaactaatttaatcacattattatcctcTTGCGAAAGATCTTTTTTATAACAgacattacacgcctcttaagatgttttgaacgtatttaaaaatagagaaaataatatttaataaacaactgattgaatcacatcattgctagcccattgtgaggctaagcacatcctctcccccttagtgtagataatatagtttgttaaaaaaaacaatcatttgataactaatttaatcacattattatccgcgtgcgaaagatcttttttataaccggcattacgcgcttcttaagatgttttatatgtgtttaaaaatagagaaactgaatcacattattgctagcctaatCATCAACCTCTTtctcaaaatgacaatcatattcatgtttttcttcttttacccTTACTTTTAACACACTATTTACAATATGAGGACAAAACAGTAATTATATACTacgttaaaaaataaaaaattatgccCATGTTAGAATAAACTGCCCCATCACTGTCCCATTTTTCATAactgaatttttcttttttagaatGTTAAAAGCTAATCACACTTTttaatcaaaaacaaaaaataaaaaataaaatgaaatttaaaaatgattttaaGTCATAGTATTTCTATTTCTATGAAATGAAATGTTCGTGAACTTCTTGATCGTTATTTTACGGTAAAAACTCATGCTTTTTGTGTATATATGATTTTTACAATAGCCTACATATTTTTAAGAtaccttatttttttttcctccaaacattgaattttttattttattttttgaaagccATTAAGATATTTGAGGAAACTAAAATATACTTTAGGGTACAGAATGTAAGACCAAATCTTTTATTATACTACTTAATTTAATTGGTCAAGttcgaagaaaacaaaaacaaaatcaaaaaatgaaaaaagaaaagaaaaacaagaaatggAAATCTAATTGGAGAAAGCTTCCAACTATTGACGACGATGAAGACCACGAAACCCACCAgaccatttgcttctccaattgaAACAGCTCCATTCTTGGAGCGTTTCTTTTTAGTCAGTGCGGTTGGTCCGCCATTTTCCCCAGGCCTCATATATCCTACTTGGACCTGTACACCTGCATCCACTTGACGGGAATGTGAATTCCTGCAGCAGAAAGGAAGGCAACAACCCGCACAAACACGAACAAAATTTGGCTGCTGAAAAAATCAGCAGCAGCTCTTGCTGCTAGTAAATCACAGGTAGACACATGTCCAATTtgtgattaaaaaattaattacttgAACACGTATCAACTTGTGATTTGCTTGCAGCAAGAGCTGCAACTGATTTTTCAGCAGCCAAGTCCTGTTCCACAAACGCTATGTAAAGTCTATAGTTTGGGATATTGGGAAAACTAGCCAAAATTAGGATCATGAATTGAATTTTATCCAAttattatgtgtttttttttttaattttttttaattttataattctaACCATATTTTGACATAAAAGTACTTTAAACACCATTGTTAACTAAAAATTGCTAAAGCTAGCAACTTCTTTGGCGAATAGTCACCGAGAATACCACCACCACCGTAGGAGCCTCAACCATCAAGTACATCGCCGCCACTGTTagacccaccaccaccactgtcATCCCACTCACCAATCAACGAAACCCAATCGACGCCACCCCACCACCATCTATATGGTACCCAATTAAACCACTATCACCATCCAAATCAATAACGAAGAAGAAAAGCCGGTTTAATTATGAGGTTTCACATAGAAAGAAAATCTCGAAAAAAACAGAGTTATATGGGTTTTTCATTTGATAGGTTTCTTCTGGTTTTTTCGAAAGGAAAAAGCTATCTGGTGAGCACTGGAGTCTGGAGTACAGAACATCTCGGCTTCAAGGGAGCTTCTGAGGAGGTAGTGTAGTGGATTGAGCTGCAATGTAATAACCAATAAATAATGCTATACCGTGTGTCATCTATCCGGCTTGATGTTTGTCTCAATGCATGTGAGGGGTTCAGTTCTTTTGACAAGTCTCGTTAATTTTGTGAGTCTTCACCATTTTTTCCCAATTATAGCTCAGAAAGGGTGGATTACAGGTTTTACAAATTGTTGGGTGGTTGTGTAAGCTGggtgagaattgaaagtaattaTCAGAGAAGAGGGCTAATAAAGGGCATTGCAATTATGTTAGTTAATAAAGGGTATTGTAGTATTTTCATGTCAAGTTTTGGTTAAAATTATAAATGTTTATAGTAGTTGGTTAAAATTCTATATATGATCCAAATTTGGGCTATTTTTTCAACTTTCCCCCATAGTTCCCGACCCCGCTCTCTCTATTTTTGTATTCTTTCTGGTTTTGCTTTGGTTGCATTTAATGGGAAGAGATCCCTTCCGGATCTCTCCCACCAAATCCTAGTAATTCGGAGATCCGGGCtttaaaatttaatccaacgattACAAATAGGGACTATTGCAATTTCGATACAGTGAAAACTAACAccatgtttggatgaagaaaataaatttagaatttagataaaagtcataatttataaattgacatgcaccaattactttgtttggattcataaacataaaaatttagAATCTTGAGTACTAAACCCACCCTATTGTCTTATCTTCTCACTCACTATAAAAAGGTAAataataacattactctttttcCACCCACCATAATTCCAATTATAACCTTTTAAATATCTTTAAgttctttaaattttattttctgtaatatgtatacataaatatgggaattgcttaaggggagggatccccattttttcaaaaaaatggggacacgctccccaccgttggatttgaattaaaTGAAATCATGTGGTTGAGATTCTATGGCCTgtgttttaatctcaaccacacaatttcattaaagtcaatctaacggtggggagcgtgtccccattttttttgaaaaaatggggatccctccccttaagctccctgcataaatatgtatgtataatatatatgtaaatatttatttcaaaaaaaacCAACCATGGGATGAGATAGCAAGCTCCTTGGCTTGGGCAACAATGATTGAAGAAGGAATACATTAATGCTGTTTCCCTGTTCGTTCTTGGATAGAAAAAGCCCATCTTACTCATAGGAAGAGGCTCATGCTACTGATATGATATGAAACCAATTTTCAGAGAAGACGAAAGGGCAAGTTCAGTAGATTCTCTAGGAAGCATGACTAATCTCCGTTGTCGTTGACACAGTTAGTTTGGCTACTGTACAAGAGATCAGGCAGGAATTGGGTTCCGCAGGTATTGGTGCAAAACAATTATAATGGTCTTTTTCTTACCCATGGTCGCTGTCAATGGCTTTGACCGAATAGACTTAGACAGCAGCACAACAAGTTCTACATGCACAATAGATGAAATTTGAAGAGGGAGGAGCTGTCATCGACGCCGCCGTGCGTGCTTGCGTGCTGTCAATCAACCAAGAAGACATCATAAAAAAGCAACAAACTTTTCACATACAAAATACTCCTTTTGTGCCTTTTCAAATAATCATTGAAACTTGAAGTTCTGAGAAATcccattaaaaaaattacatataacaaataaaattgGAAGTTTTGGGAAGTTTAGGGGAATAGAAAGAAGAAGATGGCAATAAAATTTCATATCCAACCTACCCCATTTCAACTAAGCACTGAATTTGAAACTTCTACAGAAACCCATTTaaatataacaaaacaaaattgggGATTTGGAGAAGTTTAGGGCCAAGAGAATGAAgatgaagacgaagaagaagaaggacctTGAGCCGAGGCGCTGTGATGCTTCCGGTATTGGCCGAGCCAACTCGCACGAACTGCTCTCTCAGAATTGTCGACttgttttccattttctctctactCTCTACTCTGTGAGAAGCTCACTTAGTCGTTTGAGTTCTCTCTTTTATCCATTCCCTTGAACCCCTTCTCTGAAATCCTCTTGGAACGCAGCGTTTCGCACCGTGTTTTTATTTGCAGTTCACTGTTTCAAAATCTCAACggtaaatttttagaaaaactaatgaaataaCCCCTTCCACGTTAGCTAAACTAACGTTTCTGCAATTCAGTTGACAAAATGGGATAATATGGGACACAAAGGATGAGTAATAGGGATGAGCTGAGACATATAACATCATAAGATTGTAAAAAAATCCCAATTATCAAGACCAAAAGTTGCATCTTAAAAAACACGATACTTGAAAACAGTATCATGGGATGCTAAACATCGAAAAGATGCACTAACATCTTTAGTCCTAAATGTAGAATACAAAGTCCTCCAAAAATATTTGCAACCTAAACGTTGCAAACTAATGATGTGGATCtcaggaaattttttttttgataaaaaccACATGAGACAAAACTTCAAGACAAAGAAATAAGAGCGTGGCAAATACAACGTTTTATAACTTTGGACAAAAGATTAGTCGACTCAAATCAACAATCATTCAAATCCATCACAGCAAATGAAATTTTGGCCAGAATTCTAACATAAGATTGGATAGGAATTGCAGCCTAGGATTTTTGGAATGCATTCGATTAATTGTAACATAAATATTTTggatttgaatgtcaataaATTCAATTCAAATGCAATTCTTGGTGCCACTCTCACCCGAACGTCACAGGTTTCTCTCAGTAACTAGGTTTGCTTTTCAGAAGTCCTTTTCAGAATGCATTGTGGCAACAGTTTTTAATTGTGGCAGCAGTTTTTTCAGAAAACATTCACAATATCCGCAGAGTCAATCAAAAACTacggggaagaaaaaaaaaacattcacattATCTGCAGAGAGCAGACTAAAAGATAGCTGTTGGAGTTGTCAACAAAAGAAACCCGCTCTAATATGTTTTTAAgaaacacccccccccccccccacaccaGGACAACTTCTGTTGCTCGGAGACAACTCAAGAAAGAATCTTGGTCGCTTAAATGTGATCGAAGTTGTCTGTCAGCACGATCAGTGATCCAAGAGGAACTCAGCTGGTTGAGCTTTAGCTGCATAGCCAAACTTCTGTGTGCTGTACTTCCTGTGCACTCCGGTCAGTTTCGCGGTTTCAGCCTTCTGATGAAAAGTAACCATCATCCTCGAGCATTCTCTGTCGATACATAAATTACACATGAAACATTTCTGACAAGTAAACAATACGCAATTGTCTGACAAGTATGCCAATGTGGTCcaaataactttattattttgcGTATACCATAAAATTGCAATGAATCGTGACAATCAGTGCAAGAGATACTCACAGGAGTTCATCTTCTGAGTAATTTGTATACCACTCGCTGGTCTGGCTCCATTGCTTGAACCGGGACAGAGTGCACCGAGCAGTATAAATTGCGGCAGCGGCTAGCATAGAAGGGGGGAACCTGAGCATTTCGTACTCCACCAGGCATAGCTCAATGAAGAAGAAGGACAGAAACTCAAGCTGTTTATTCAATTCCATGAAAACCAAGTACATTAATACagttatttttataaaaataaatgataTTACTTCATTTACTGTGGGTTCGTATGACTGACGTTTTTGTCCGATTGAGCTGCCTTGAGGAACCGCCTCATGAACACATACACGGTAGGAACAGAAAAGTTGAATTGTAAGCTGTTCACCATTGATTtctccatatcaagcacatcTTTCCTTGAATATGCCTTATCTGATATCAGAACAAAATCTTCCACAATTGGGACAGAAACCTCCTCATACTTGCAAGCTAAAAGCATGGCAGTCACACCAACCAACTGAAGCTTCTTTCTGATCACTGTTTGGCGCTCAAGGAACCTGTCTATAAGATTTACGGTAAGGAATAGTGTCTCGTCCATAAGCTCAAACTTGTAGTGGACCTGTTGAAAAGAATCAAAACCGTTAACAATCTGTTTACATCACAGGTACCAAACTCTTAATACTTAAACTATGGTCTTAGAAAAAATCCAACCGTTGACACAATATGGGTACCTCGATAAGCCAGTCGATGAGAATTGCCCTCATTTTCTCGTTGATGTCAGGTTGGTGAGTCATGTAACTTGGGGAGACAGAGCTTGAATTCTGCATGATTAAGATGCTCATTTTTCAGTATACTGAACTTAGTCAATAACCTCCCCCATGCATCTAGTTAATCTAGTTAAGGGGTGTCTCACTGAACAATCTGGCCAACTAACCAATTTGATTATTACATGTTTGAGCTCATCTAATCAAACAAATTATTTTTCGACAGATCAACATTTGCATGTCCAACTATTTTGGATTAGCTAcatgatttcagaaattttaGCATTCGTTCGTTTCTACCTTTAGCCATATGAGAACAAACAGTGCAGTGCTTTTAATTTTCGAAGCTCATCTGATCAAACAGATACAATAATTTAGAAGTTTTCGTTCGAATCTACCCTAAGCCATATGAAAACACAAAAGTGCAGTGCTTCTGATTTTGAAGCTCATCTAATCAAACAGATGCATGAATTCAGAATTTTCAACATTCGTCCAAATCTACCCTAAACCATATGAGAACAGATGTATTATGTGCTTGCATTGGATTCAGTGATAGCATAATATAGCTTTTAATAGCTAATGAAAATATACCTCAGATTTCCTGTAGTGAGCATAGATGTCATCTATGTACTCAACAACATTGAGCGGATCCTTCGAGCTGCTGCTGTCAATATCCATAATGGGGTCCTCATCCTCCAGATTTTCATCCTCTTCCTGCAGTAATCAACAGTTCACGTTCtgatatgtatgtatgtatgtatgtatgtatgtatgtacatgtatgtgtgtgtgtgtctatatatatatatatatatatatatatgaataagaAAACTGCTAGTAGTACTAGACATCAAGACACACATACCATCCTATCAATTTCATCTAGCATAGCTTCAGTGTGCTTAACAAACATTGGCACATGAGCATCACAAGCCTCATCCTCAATATTCTCCACATCTATAATTTCGCAATCCACCAGACCACTAGAATTGGCAGTATATGAGCTCAGTTTCTGAGCTTCCTGATCAACATCCTCCACAGCCTTCGGATTCGCAGCAAATAAACTCACAGTCACTTCCATGGTTTATTAATTACATATAACCAACACCAAACATTGCAAATTGAACCAAAGCGAAAGAACAAAATGTAAACAAAGGATCCTTGTTATCAGTCTAAAAGGTACTACCTTTGGGTGCTGCTGAAGCAATTGCGCAAACCTCCTATACAAACATCaagaaataaaaatcaaattcttCGGATAGCCTATTATGACATAAACAGGAAGGGAAATTGAATAGAGTGAATTCAAACCTTGTCACTGGTCTATGTAGCAGATCTTGCACATTTTTCTTACATTCCGCAACATCTTTTCTGAATAATGTTGATTATCCAATGTCTCCAATTAGTTCATTATTAAGCGAAAGACTACTAAAAAAGAATCAAACATCAAAACATAAACTTGGAAAGAGCTTCATCAGATTGTAAGAAAATGTCACAAACCTGGGACATTCTCTTGTGGTGATGTTATGGACATCCCTCAGTGCTGGTCGAGGATTCGGCCCAACCTCCTTCACAAACTTGGAACCCCACATTCGTGGACCTTTTCGggaatgcaaagaaaataaatacaaacGAAGAACATAAAttcccaaaaattgaaaattacgttAAGTTTAAATCCTGGGGTTTTGCTGCGTCTCTTACCTTGATAATTTGAGGGCCTAACGAGAGCTGGGTTGTTCTCCTTTGATCCCATTTCGATCACCTTCGATATGAAATCACCATCAAACCGCAAAAATCAAAccccaaattaaaatttgaataaaataagaaaaaaaacccaTGATCTAGAACAGGAAGAAAACGACTGAAAATCTGAAACAATCAAAACCCAGaacattcaaaatttcaaaaaaaaaaaaaaaggataaaaagaaacccacaaaccttGAAGAGAAATCAAGGGACTTGATCAATGTAACACAAATATCAAAGCTTTGAATCTTCAAAACCCCAAGAGAGAAATGACTGACATAGGAAGCcgctttctctcttctctctcccctctctctctctctgtactcTGCGCGTCTGTGTTTCTTCTTGGGTTCTTTAAaatgggtttttatttattaagcAGATTCACATtcgaataaagaaaaagaaaataaaaaaagcgaAATTTGGAAGAGAAGGCCATGTGTTCGTCTCGTTttgaatacaacggctactaCATTGCTAACCGTCGGATCTTCATACTACCTAAGAGTCCCGATGGTTTGTGTCTAACGGCTATCTCGCTTTTGTGCTGCCTGCCCTATTTATTATTTCAAATGATGACAGATCTCCGGGctttgtttgtttctttgattgGTTGGGCTTGGCCTTTTGACCATTTTGTCTCTAGTAATAAGCCCGTTAACTACGCTCTACGCTATTAATTTAGCTTTTTCCCAGGGTTAATTTCGGAAATTTGGGGTACGCTCTACAGCACTGAGGATAATATCCCTAGTCTCCTAGAAGCTCCTTCATGAAACACTTTTTgcccttattttttttatttaaatctcAAGGTTAAAAAATCCAACCTAAAAATTTCGAGTACAAGAATAAATACTTTAATTAGGTTAAACGCTTTAATTATTTGAGTTACAAGCCATTttgcattattttttgtttttgttttgggtgTAGCAATGGGTAAGGtgaaattgaaaaagattgTCAAAAGAACTACTATGtattaagcatccacaaattaattttcctttttctttgttttttctagAACTGTTATTGAAATTTCAAACCAATGTATTGTTAAAGAAACAATGAGTGTGTGATGATTATTTCAAAGCGCTAATATCAATTCACATCGTTTAACCAATCAATTATCACGTAATGTGATCAGGTGATATATAATCGTATTAATTCTACACCAACATTTTCATTTTGAACCTTTAAACTTTAACATTAATTAGTGACAAAATCATATGAATTGACTTCATTTGCAAGACAACAAAGGAAAAGAATTACAGACATCGAAGAGCAATGTTAGTATTCCTTGAATTTGGTTATCTTATTACAATCATCTTAGCAAATAGTGTGGTGTCTACCTCCATTGCAGATTCAGTTTCCCCTTTTGGTTTTTACCTTTTTCTTGCCAAaacaatttaattttccttcccATATTCCTCTACAAACTCTATATGATGATGACCATAAAGGTAAATTGGCCTATAAATAATTTTGAGTGCTACTAGACCCACCCCAGTGTCTTATTTTCCCACTCACATGATAAtctcacccaccataaaaagtaaaaaatgtaaaatgttattttcccacccaccATTATTCCCAAAATAACCCTAATACATCTCTAATATTCATTGTTTTAAAAATCCCCacctagcgccgcctaggccccgcctaggtgctaggccccagcccaccgccccgattaatgcctaggcctcagcccaccgcctagaccacctaggcacccgcctaggttgcaactcacttagacagaaaatacataactttcattttgcattttgtttttttccaataaattgtaagagacttgttgcatatttgaatgaacaaacattatatccttatttcacatgttttcattatgttccaatacttcatgatatatatgcattctattttgtagttatgatgaaattatatatatttcaagtagaagcagacacttatttacatgaaatatgatagatttacttaaatccgcctagtccgcctaggcgcctaggcgctaggccccagcccgccacccgact
Encoded proteins:
- the LOC126584359 gene encoding G2/mitotic-specific cyclin-2-like; this encodes MGSKENNPALVRPSNYQGPRMWGSKFVKEVGPNPRPALRDVHNITTRECPRKDVAECKKNVQDLLHRPVTRRFAQLLQQHPKAVEDVDQEAQKLSSYTANSSGLVDCEIIDVENIEDEACDAHVPMFVKHTEAMLDEIDRMEEDENLEDEDPIMDIDSSSSKDPLNVVEYIDDIYAHYRKSENSSSVSPSYMTHQPDINEKMRAILIDWLIEVHYKFELMDETLFLTVNLIDRFLERQTVIRKKLQLVGVTAMLLACKYEEVSVPIVEDFVLISDKAYSRKDVLDMEKSMVNSLQFNFSVPTVYVFMRRFLKAAQSDKNLEFLSFFFIELCLVEYEMLRFPPSMLAAAAIYTARCTLSRFKQWSQTSEWYTNYSEDELLECSRMMVTFHQKAETAKLTGVHRKYSTQKFGYAAKAQPAEFLLDH